In bacterium, the sequence AAATGTCAAAACGCCATGGAGGGGTTTTGGTAGCGGAGTATCGCGAACAAGGGTATCTGCCCGAAGCTATGTTCAACTTTATGGCAATGCTTGGCTGGAACCCGAACACCAATGAGGAAAATCTTTCGCAAAAGGAGCTCATTGACAAATTCTCCTTGGGAGATGTGCAAAAAGCCGGCGCAATATTCAATCAGGAAAAGTTGGACTGGATGAATGGCAAGTACATACGCTTACTATTTGGAGACAGGGGACCGCTTTTGGAAAAAGTTAGGCCCTATATCCAGAAAGCCGGGCACGGAAACGCATTTGAAGCATATGGTGAAGAGAGACAGCGCGGCATGCTTTTGCTAGCTAATGAGAGAATGAAAAAGTTGTCGGATATTGTTGAACTTTCCGATTTCTTTTTTGAAGAACCGGTTTTTGAAAAAGAACTTTTACGCTGGAAAACCATGAGCGATGCTGACATTGCGTCTTCCCTGGAGAAGACGGCTGGGTGGCTTGAGGAGATTCCTGAAAGAGATTTTTCTGGTAGTGGAGAGGCGCTGGATGTTCTACTGAAAGAAAAAACGAAAGACCTTAAAGACAAAGGTTCCATATTTTGGCCCTTGCGCGTTTCACTCACGGGGAAAAAGGCTTCTCCGCCGCCCGCGCCCATCATGGCGATTTTAGGAAAAGAAAAAACGCTGGAAAGATTGCGGGGCGTGATTGCAATATTTTCTTAACGGCGAACATCCGAAAAGAATATACGGGCAAAGTAGTTACATACTACATCGGTCCTGGTGCGGTTTTTTTATTAAGGAGTTTTGAATTGCCGTGTACGAACTTCCAGGGTTTAATCATGACTAATTTACTCATGATTAGGGCAGGAGGAGAAAAGACATAAGAAAACGGAAGGTTTACGCGTTTTTATCATGGACAATCTATGCTATACTATCCTTTGTTATGCCATCACCGACTCCAAAAGTCTCCATCATTATTGTGAACTGGAACGGGTGGCAAGATACCATTGAGTGCCTTCGGTCGCTCGAAGAAGTGGAGTACAAAAATTTCTCCGTCACCGTTGTTGATAATGGTTCAGCGGATGAATCTTTGAAGAAATTTGGAGAATTACGGATTACGGATTACGGATTACGGATTATTCAAAACGACGAAAACCTCGGATTTTCTGGCGGGAATAATGTAGGCATCAAGAAAGCGCTTGAGGATGGAGCAGATTACATTCTGCTGTTGAACAACGATACGCTCGTTGAGCCAGATTTTCTTGAAAAGCTCGTGGAAGTTGCCGAAAGCGATCCGCATATTGGCATAGTTGGCCCGAAAATATATTTTGCTAACACGGCAGGGGGTAACCGAATTTGGTTTGGAGGCGGAAAATTGAATTGGCTAAAAACCCGCGGCTCGCATACCGACTACGAAAAAATCGATGCATCCAATAAGCCATCAGCTATTAGTTATCAGCTATACGACGTCGATTATATCACCGGTTGCTGTTTGCTTATTAAGCGCGCAGTGATAGAGCGCATCGGACTTCTTTCGGAAGACTTTTTTTTATATTATGAAGATGTCGATTGGTGCCTAAAAGCTGGAAAGAAAGAGTTTCGCATCGTATACGCTCCTGCCGCATTTATCTGGCATAAAGTATCCCGGTCGGCAAAACCTGGAAGCGCATCATACGTTTACTACCATGTACGGAACGGCCTCATGCTTTCCTGGCGACACGGAAACACGTTGACGCGGCTTATCCTGCCACTTTTTATTCTTTGGACCTTGGTGAAGCAGGTTGCCAAGTTCACAATTCCATCCAAGCGTATGTGGGCCGGAGCCTGTTTTCACGGAATAATCGATTTTTATCGAGGAAGGACGGGGAACCTTTAAACTAAAAAAGAGCAGAATTACTTCTGCTCACGTTGGTTGCCTCGGCGCTCATCAAGCAACTTCTTTAGCTCTAGAGTTTGCGGACTATCTTTTGGTTCTGAAAAATGCACAACTTCCGACTCGAAAAGCCATTTGTCTATTTTTTCCGAAGCATACACCATCGTCCATGGATCGGCACCATAGCGCTCAAGGAGCGCAATCGCGTACGCGTTGGCTAGACGTTGATCGTGATACTCATTCCGTCTTGGTTTATGCCGGATAGTATTCAGCGAGAGAATGCGAACAAGCGTTCGAAAGAAAATCTTCTTCCTGTCGAATGTCACATCATAGTGCGCGATATGACCAAGTTCGTGGGCAATAATCGACGTTACGTCATTGTCATTGGCAAAAGAAAGAAGAAGTTTTGTTACAACAACAACGTGACAGAGCGAGTCAGTGTGAGAGTTCGGCGGCTGTATCGGTGTTGGCTCAAGTGTTACGTAAGCTATCTGAGACGAATGTTTCTCTGCCCTTACGTGAAGCTCAATACACTTGTTCTGAAGATGCCTATCGGCAGAGACCTCAATAAATTTCCTTGTGATTTCCTGTAGCTGATGCTCTTTAAGAGCAATGTTGCTTGTGACGAGCTTGGTTTCTTGGGGGGCTGCGCTGAGTAGCCATGGAAGGAAAATCATCGCAATGAGCAAAAATATTGATATTTCTCGTCGCATAATAACCTCCGAGACTTTGATTTTTAAAGAAATTAATAATATAGCATAACTTTTTTCATGAGTCAAGTTCTCAAAATCGGCATAGATGGACGGTGTCTCGAGGGTAATCGTACGGGAGCGGGGAGATACCTTGAAAATCTTCTACGGTATTTTGGGAAAGACCAGGGCTTTGCTTTTTATCTTTACTTCAAGCACGAAATTCCGACAGATGCGTATTTTCAGGAGAACAGCTATAAACTGCGCCGTTTAGGCTCTCCGCTGGGATTTGAGAGCAATGCGTGGTTCACGCATGTTTCATTGCCTCGCGCGCTCAAGCAGGATAATGTCGACATGCTTTTTGCACCATCTTACGTGGCACCTTGGTTTTGTCCCATACCCACAGTACTTACGCTCCATGATATTTCTTATGAGGCGCATCCCGAATGGACTCCGGTGCTCGGCCGCTTCTTGTTGGGTTCCGTTTCAAAACATGCGGCAAAAAAGGCGGCGCGCATCATTACCATCTCGCAATTTTCAAAAAGCGAGATCATGCGGCTCTACGCTATTCCGGACCCGCACATCACCTTAACGTTACTTGCGCCAAACGGGAACTTTAATCAGGTAGTCGCCCCAGAAGAAGAAGCCGATATTTTAAAAAAATTAGGCGTTGCGGGCGACTTCATGCTATCGGTCGGCACTCTTATTAATCGGCGCTATCCCCTGGAGACTCTCCGTGCATTTGAAGCCTGCGCGAAAAGAATTCAAGGACTGAAGTTTGTTTTAGTGGGTCCGGATCGCACATATCCGCCGCTTGAGATAGCTCGCCACATAAAAGAAGTGAACGAGAAATTTGGCGAAAATGCGGTTTTCCATATTATCTCGGTATCCGATCGGGAGCTCGCAGTGTTATACCGCAAGGCCAGGGCATTGATCTGGTTGTCGGCATATGAAGGATTCGGCTTGCCGGTGCTTGAGGCAATGGCGCTGGGCACGCCGGTTATTACGTCAAACACTTCGTCACTTCCGGAAGTTGCGGGAGACGCAGCTCTTCGTCTTTCTAATCCATCGGGAGCCGTAAGCTCCACGTCCGGCGTTTCTTTGTCCGCTGGGCCAACCGTGGGCTCTATAGCTGATGCGATGATAAAAGTTTCTACCGACCAGGTTCTGCGAGGGTGGCTAATTAGAAAAGGGAGGGAGCGGGCGCAAAAATTCTCATGGGAACTCGCAGCGAATCAGACGCTCTCGGTATTCAAACAAGTCTTGCAAAAATGAAAAAATCGATTATTACTCTTATAGTTCTTCAGGTTCTTGCGACAGTTGCCGCAGCCTTTGGCATTGTTGAGCGCGAAGCGGTTTTTTTTGTTACCGCCGTTCTCGTGATATTCACGGCTCTTCGGCCCCTTGAAGAGGGGCTTATTCTTTTTATTTTATCCATCCCGTTCTTTTTCGCTCTGCCGTTTTCCGAATCGTTTGACAGCATGGCAAACTGGAGAGTGCTCTCGAGTATTCTCTTTTTAAAGTATCTTTATGCAGAAGGTTGGTTAATTGGAAGATCATTTAAGAGCATTCGTATAAAACTATCCGAGCTTTATCGATCAAAATTGTTCTGGGCCGCCTTTGTTTTTCTTGGATGGGGATTTTTAAGCGCCCTTTTGGCGCCCTATCCCGTCATTGGTATTAAAAAAGTTATCTTTCTCGGCAATATCTTCGCGTTGTTTCCCATTGTCCGCTACGTTATGAGCAAGGGGTACGCGGCGTATGGCTTGAGCGTCGTACGCTTCGTGCTCTACACTGTTCTTGGCGTTGGGTTTCTCCAGCTTGCCAGCCTATTTTTTATTCCTCTAGAGCGTTTCTGGCGTTTTTGGGCAGGACATGTCATCCCGATATTTTATGGCTATAATCTGGGAGAACTTTTACAAACGTCCAACACATGGTTCGCATCTGCAGGAGATGGTCCGCCGGTACTACGGATGTTTTCAGTATTTCCCGATTCGCATTCGTTCGCGATGCTCATTATGATGGGACTTACCGTGCTGGTTGCGAATTACCCAGCCTCGACTCATTCTCCTCGCTTCGGCTTCGGCGAAGCGGATATTGGCCAGGCAAACAGATTTTCAGACCCATCTCGCCAACCAAAAATTCTGGATCTTAAATATATTATTCCTGTGATTTTTGCGTTTTTGGCGCTTGTCTTCTCCGGCTCCAGGGGCGTATGGGTTTCCGCAGTGACAGTGGCTCTCTTTATTGGTGCGGGATATATATGGTTGTACAAAAAAGAGCCTGCGCAATATTTTGAATTTCGGTATTTGATGAAAAAAACTCTTGCGCTTTTTCTTCTTTTCGGCATACTTTTTTTGCCCGCTTCTTTTATAACATCGCTTTCTCAGCGAGCACAGGGCGCAAATGCCGATTCCTTGGTTTCGCTGAAACGCGTGAAAAGTATAACGGATCTTGAAGAAATTTCGAATCGCTCGCGTCTTCAAATTTGGAAGGCCGC encodes:
- a CDS encoding M48 family metalloprotease, with product MRREISIFLLIAMIFLPWLLSAAPQETKLVTSNIALKEHQLQEITRKFIEVSADRHLQNKCIELHVRAEKHSSQIAYVTLEPTPIQPPNSHTDSLCHVVVVTKLLLSFANDNDVTSIIAHELGHIAHYDVTFDRKKIFFRTLVRILSLNTIRHKPRRNEYHDQRLANAYAIALLERYGADPWTMVYASEKIDKWLFESEVVHFSEPKDSPQTLELKKLLDERRGNQREQK
- a CDS encoding glycosyltransferase family 2 protein produces the protein MPSPTPKVSIIIVNWNGWQDTIECLRSLEEVEYKNFSVTVVDNGSADESLKKFGELRITDYGLRIIQNDENLGFSGGNNVGIKKALEDGADYILLLNNDTLVEPDFLEKLVEVAESDPHIGIVGPKIYFANTAGGNRIWFGGGKLNWLKTRGSHTDYEKIDASNKPSAISYQLYDVDYITGCCLLIKRAVIERIGLLSEDFFLYYEDVDWCLKAGKKEFRIVYAPAAFIWHKVSRSAKPGSASYVYYHVRNGLMLSWRHGNTLTRLILPLFILWTLVKQVAKFTIPSKRMWAGACFHGIIDFYRGRTGNL
- a CDS encoding O-antigen ligase family protein gives rise to the protein MGTRSESDALGIQTSLAKMKKSIITLIVLQVLATVAAAFGIVEREAVFFVTAVLVIFTALRPLEEGLILFILSIPFFFALPFSESFDSMANWRVLSSILFLKYLYAEGWLIGRSFKSIRIKLSELYRSKLFWAAFVFLGWGFLSALLAPYPVIGIKKVIFLGNIFALFPIVRYVMSKGYAAYGLSVVRFVLYTVLGVGFLQLASLFFIPLERFWRFWAGHVIPIFYGYNLGELLQTSNTWFASAGDGPPVLRMFSVFPDSHSFAMLIMMGLTVLVANYPASTHSPRFGFGEADIGQANRFSDPSRQPKILDLKYIIPVIFAFLALVFSGSRGVWVSAVTVALFIGAGYIWLYKKEPAQYFEFRYLMKKTLALFLLFGILFLPASFITSLSQRAQGANADSLVSLKRVKSITDLEEISNRSRLQIWKAALNTVVSRPVFGVGFGNFSIALGEDISASRRGASAHNLYLDLAGE
- a CDS encoding glycosyltransferase family 1 protein → MSQVLKIGIDGRCLEGNRTGAGRYLENLLRYFGKDQGFAFYLYFKHEIPTDAYFQENSYKLRRLGSPLGFESNAWFTHVSLPRALKQDNVDMLFAPSYVAPWFCPIPTVLTLHDISYEAHPEWTPVLGRFLLGSVSKHAAKKAARIITISQFSKSEIMRLYAIPDPHITLTLLAPNGNFNQVVAPEEEADILKKLGVAGDFMLSVGTLINRRYPLETLRAFEACAKRIQGLKFVLVGPDRTYPPLEIARHIKEVNEKFGENAVFHIISVSDRELAVLYRKARALIWLSAYEGFGLPVLEAMALGTPVITSNTSSLPEVAGDAALRLSNPSGAVSSTSGVSLSAGPTVGSIADAMIKVSTDQVLRGWLIRKGRERAQKFSWELAANQTLSVFKQVLQK